TGCACGCCGCCCTCGCGGTGGCCGTTGCCGGTGGCCTTGGTACCGCCGAAGGGCAGGTGGATCTCGGCACCAATCGTCGGCGCATTGACATAGACGATGCCGGTGTCCAGGTCGCGCATGGCGCGGAAGGCCTTATTGACGTCGCGGGTGTAGATCGACGACGACAGGCCGTACTTGACGCCGTTGGCCACGGCGATAGCCTCGTCGAAGCTGTCTACGGCGATGATCGCCGTTACCGGGCCGAAGATCTCTTCCTGGGCGATGCGCATCTCCGGCGTGACATCGACAAAGATCGTCGGCTGGAAGAAGTAGCCATGGGCGTACTCGCCCTCGGTCAGGCGCTCGCCGCCCAACAGCACGCGCGCGCCCTCCTGCTTGCCGATCGCCACGTAGTTGCAGACAATGTTGTACTGATCGGCGTTGATCGACGGCCCCATGGTCACCGTCTCATCCAGGCCGTTGCCAACCTTGATCTCCCGCGCGCGCACAGCCAGCCGCTCGGCCAGTTCGTTGGCGATGGCGCGGTGGGCAATGATGCGCGACGAGGCCGTGCAGCGCTGGCCGGTGGTGCCGAAGGCGCCCCACAGGATGCCCTGCACCGCCAGCTCCAGGTCGGCGTCGTCCATGACGATAATGCCGTTCTTGCCGCCCATCTCCAACGAGACATGCTTCATCGTCTCGGCGGCCACTTTGGTGATGTGCTGACCAACCGCGGTCGAGCCGGTGAAGGAGATGACCTTGACCTCGGGATGGCGCACCAACGGCTCGCCCGCCTCCTCGCCATAGCCGGTGACGATGTTGACCACACCCGGTGGCAGACCGGCGTCGAGCAGGCACTGCACCAGGTTGTAGGTTGAGAGCGGTGCGTCCTCGGCGGGCTTGATCACCACGGTATTCCCCAAGATGATCGCCGGCAG
The sequence above is a segment of the Kallotenue papyrolyticum genome. Coding sequences within it:
- a CDS encoding aldehyde dehydrogenase family protein, producing MSEPKTYMNLIGGEWVASQSGQTFENRNPADTREVIGIFQRSGAEDVDAAVQAAKRAYESWRLTPAPKRGEILFRAAELLRQRKEQYARDMTREMGKVLQEARGDVQEAIDMLYFMAGEGRRLYGQTTPSEMPNKFQMSVRVPKGVCGLITPWNFPMAIPSWKILPAIILGNTVVIKPAEDAPLSTYNLVQCLLDAGLPPGVVNIVTGYGEEAGEPLVRHPEVKVISFTGSTAVGQHITKVAAETMKHVSLEMGGKNGIIVMDDADLELAVQGILWGAFGTTGQRCTASSRIIAHRAIANELAERLAVRAREIKVGNGLDETVTMGPSINADQYNIVCNYVAIGKQEGARVLLGGERLTEGEYAHGYFFQPTIFVDVTPEMRIAQEEIFGPVTAIIAVDSFDEAIAVANGVKYGLSSSIYTRDVNKAFRAMRDLDTGIVYVNAPTIGAEIHLPFGGTKATGNGHREGGVQALEVFSEWKSIYVDYSGYLQRAQIDNAE